The DNA region CCAGTGACATATTCGTCAAGGTCGGGAGGCGGAAACAACGTAATTATATTCACCGATTTCTAAATTACTTCTTTCAATTAATAAAATAAAATTATCTTTGTAGCTAAGATAATCAAAGTTATAAAGATATTGTGAAAAGCGAAGCTATTACCCGGATAAGAAAACTAAGCCAGTTGTATGCTTATACATCCATTCAAATGCATGAAAATATTGCGCGAAAAGCCGGGCTATCAGGTACCGATCAGAAATACCTGGGCTTTTTCCTGGTGAAAGGGGCCATGACTGCCGGGGAGCTTATGGAAGTAACCGGCCTTACCAGCGGCGCTGTTACAGGTTTGATTGACCGGTTTGAGAAAAAAGATCTGGTCAAAAGAGAATTTGCGAAAACGGACAGACGAAAAGTACTGGTAGTGCCGGATACTGAAAAGATAATGCAGCTCCTGGCTCCGCTTTACAAGGATTACCGCAGCCATTCGGAGCAATTGATCGGTTCCTTCACTGAAGAGGAACTAAAAATCATCGAAAAATTTTTGGAAGGATCGATAGGGATTATGAGTGAAACAGTCGATCAATTTAAAGACAAGTGAAGCATGATGAAAAACAGAAGTTTATACATTGTTGATTTAAAAAAGGCCGATAAAACGTTTAATAGGTTAATCGGGGGCAAGGGGGCAAATCTGGCAGAATTATACAAGATTCAGGCACTTAATGTGCCTGGCGGTTTTTGTATAACCACTGAAGCTTTTAAAGACACTGTTGGGAACGACCAGGAGTTTAATTCACTGCTGGAGCAGTTAGCATTGCTAACCGAAAACCAAAGGAACGAGATCCATGAAATAAGCAAAAAGATCAAAACGCTGATAGAATCGATAGCTCTTTCTCAGGAACTGAAAAGCCAGATCGTTGCGCATATAGATCAATATGGTAGCGATTACGCTTATGCGGTTCGTTCAAGTGCGACAGCGGAGGACTTAGCTACCGCATCTTTCGCCGGACAACAGGATACCTACCTAAACGTTATCGGCGAAGCCGCTATTTTAAAACACATCAGCAAATGTTGGGCATCTCTTTTTACGGAACGTGCCATAATCTATCGGCTTCAGAATGGCTTTGATCACCGCAAGGTTTACCTGGCTGTTATTGTACAGCAAATGGTAGCTGCAAAGGTAGCCGGCGTGCTATTTACAGCCCATCCGGTTAATGGTAACAGGACAGTGAGCTCGATAGATGCAAGCTTTGGTTTGGGGGAAGCGCTTGTTTCTGGTTTGGTTAACGCCGATAATTACCAGGTCCGTGCTTCAAGAATTATTGAAAAGAAGATTTCGGAGAAAAGGATCGCTATTGAGATCATTAAAAATGGCGGTACTGAGCAAAAAGAGATAGGGCCGGAGCAACAACGCATGCAAGCATTAACTGACGGACAAATTTTACAACTCGAACAAACCGGCAGGATGATCGAGGCACATTTCGGCCATCCCCAGGATATTGAATGGTGTTTAAGTGACGATAAATTCTATGTTGTACAAAGCCGGCCGATCACCACATTATATCCTGTGCCAGCGGCAGACGACCAGGAGAACCGGGTTTATGTATCTGTAGGGCATCAACAAATGATGACTGATGCATTTAAACCACTCGGCATATCCGTTTGGATGTTAACCGGAAACCGTGCGATATTCAAAATGGCTGGCGGAAGGTTATTTGTTGATATCTCGAAGGGCCTCGCTTCGCCGGCGGGCAGGGAAAATCTGTTGAATGTGTTAGGGCATTCAGATCCGTTGATAAAAGATGCCCTGATGACTGTAATCGATCGAAACTTTGTAAAAGAGGACCCTGGCGCCAACATCCCCGGACAGGTTAAGGGCCATCACGGAATGTCGGCGGCGGATATACTTGCGGAAGCGGGAGCCGATGCCGGGATTGTGACCGATCTCATCAGCGGCAGTGAAAGGTCGGTATCAGCATTGAAAGATAACATCCGGGCAAAAACAGGCCCCGATGTATTTGATTACATCCTGGACGATATGCAGCAACGGAGGCAGCTGTCTTTAGAAAAGAAAAATCTGAACGTGATCATGGCAGCCATCCATGCTTCGGCCTGGATCAATGAAAAGATGGAAGAGTGGCTTGGTGAAATCAACGCAGCTGATATTCTTTCGCTTTCTGTGCCAAATAACATTACTTCAGAAATGGGCCTTGAACTTTTGAACCTGGCAGATGTGATCCGTCCTTATTCGGAGGTCATCGCATATCTGCAGGAAGCCAAACAGGATAACTTGCTAAATGGGTTATGTCAGTTGGATGGTGGATGGCAGGTGCGAAACGCCCTCGTCGCTTATCTTAACAAATATGGCATGCGTTGTGCCGGTGAGATCGATATTACCCGCACACGATGGAGTGAAAATCCGGTTGCGCTGGTTCCGATGATCCTGAGTAATATCAAAAACCTCGAACCGGGGGAGGGCATCCGAAGGTTTGAACACGGGCGGCAGGCAGCCTTAGAAAAAGAACAAGGCTTAATGTCGCGACTAAAACAATTGCCCGCCGGAGAAGAAAAAGCCCGGGAAACTAAGCAGATGATTGACCTGTTGCGGAATTTTATCGGCTATCGCGAATATCCGAAATACGATATTGTGAGCAGATACTTTATCTATAAGCAGGCTTTGCTTCAGGAAGCCGAACGCCTTGTAAAAGCCGGTGTGCTTCATGATGAAAAAGATAGTTATTATCTTTATTTTGAAGAGCTGCAGGAGGCGGCGCGTACCGGAAAAGTAGATTACCAGCTTATTGACCAGCGAAAAGCGGAATATCAATTTTATGAAAAGCTGACGCCGCCGCGAGTTATTACTTCTGAAGGTGAGGTAATAACAGGTCATTACAGACGTGAAAATATCCCTGCAGGAGCCCTGGCGGGTCTCGCTGTTTCTTCCGGCATAGTTGAAGGGCGCGCACGCGTGGTGCTAAACGTGGAGGGTGCTGATCTGGAAGATGGCGATATCCTGGTTACAACCTTTACCGACCCAAGTTGGACCCCTTTATTCTTAGCCATCAAGGGTGTGGTTACGGAAGTTGGCGGACTAATGACACACGGCGCTGTAATAGCCCGTGAGTACGGTTTGCCGGCGGTTGTTGGCGTGGAAAACGCGACCAAGCTGATTAAAGACGGTCAACGCATTCGTGTGCATGGAACCGCAGGGTATGTGGAGATTATGAGCGAAGCAGACGCGTAGTGGAAATAATGTTGTCGCGAATTACCCCCGGGATTGTCGCTTTTGCACACTGCGAAACACCGGCGTGTATCCCATCTTTGTATCGTTGATGAAGTTTATGATCAATAGGGATCGGGTTACGAAAAACAACAAAGTAAACCGGCAACCGTACAAAATTTTTAAACAAGCAAATAACGATGAGTACAATACAGATCACAAGCTCAAAGCTTTGGAACGCCATTAAGCTTTCTCTTAATGGCGAGCAGCAGGACTATACGCAAGGCAGTATTCCGAAGGCCATCTTTTTACTGGCTATCCCAATGATCCTGGAATTAAGCCTTGAAAGCGTTTTTGCGGTGGTAGATATGTTCTTTGTAGGTAAACTTGGGCAAAACGCTATAGCCACGGTAGGTTTAACTGAGTCGGTGATCACCATTGTCTATTCCATCGCTATTGGTTTAAGCACCGCGGCAACGGCAATCGTAGCGCGAAGGATTGGTGAAAAGAAACCGGAAGCCGCGGCACATGCAGGAGCCCAGGCGCTGGTAATCTGTCTGATCACAACTATAATAGTAAGTATGGCTGGTGTTTTATATGCACCTGAGATCTTAAAGTTAATGGGTGCAAGCGAAGAAGTGGTGAGGGACGGAGCTATTTTTACCCGGATCATGCTGGGCAGCAGTCTTGTTATTATCCTGTTGTTTCTGATCAATGGGATTTTTCGGGGTGCGGGTGATGCAGCTATGGCGATGAAAAGTCTTTGGATTGCAAGCATCATCAACATTATTCTCTGCCCGGTTTTCATCCACTTTTTTGGGTTGAAGGGCGCTGCCATGGCTACCGTGATTGGAAGGAGCTGCGGGGTGACCTTCCAGGTATACCATCTGTTTAAAGGAAGCGGTATTCTCAAGTTTCGCGGTGCTGACTTTAATTGGGATCCGGCTATTGTAAAGACTATCATCGCTGTTGCCTGGCCGGCGACTTTTCAATTTATCATTGCAAGCGGCAGCTGGATCATACTTACGCGGCTGGTTGCTGAAACCGGCGGTACAGCAGCTTCTGCCGGCTACCAGATCGCTTTCCGGAATTTTGTTTTCTTTATTTTACCATGCTGGGGGTTAAGTAATGCTGCGGCAACCCTGGTAGGGCAAAACTTAGGTGCAGGCCATGTTGACCGGGCAGCTCAAAGCGTGCTGCTTACGGCGCGATATAATGCTGTATTGATGAGTTTCGTCATGCTGCTGTTCCTGTTCTTTGCCCGTCCCATCGTCAGCATATTTACAACCGAACCCGTTATTTTGAACTTTGGCAGTACGGCACTCCGGATTATCGGTTCCGGATTTATTTTTTATGCTATAGCCATGGTCATGAGCCAGGCCTTAAACGGGGCAGGCGACACCAAAACGCCTACATGGATCAATTTTGGGTGCTTTTGGCTTTTCCAGGTTCCTTTAGCTTACTTACTCGCCAAAGGCTTAGGGTTGCATTCGGCAGGCGCCATCGCAGCGGTGCCTGCAGCCGAGGCACTTTTAGCCCTGGTTTCCTGGTATTACTTTAAAAAAGGGAACTGGAAAAAGGTGAAAGTGTAAGGCCATCCATATTGAATTACTAAAAGACAATTAAACCACATAAAAAATGAAAAAGAAAATCCTATTCATTGCATGCCTGTTATTCGGGCTGATGTTTATCAATGCAGGTCTGAACAAGTTTTTAAATTACATGCCTGTACCTAAAGACATGCCGCCAAATGCCATGGCCATGTTTGGCGCCATTATGCAGATCAAATGGCTGATGCCACTTATCGGCATTGCCGAAATTATCGGGGGGATCCTGGTGATTATTCCCCGTTTCAGGGCTTTAGGCGCGGTGATCATTTTTCCCGTTATGGTCGGCATATTGTTAACCGTTATTTCTTTATCTTCGGGATTACCGATGGTGCTTGTGCTTTGGGCGGTGCTTATCTGGATACTATTTGAAAACAGGGAGAAATATTTTCCCATGATCCGGTAGGAGGATAGCATAGTCCGGCTATTCCGCAACTAATAGTCCGGCTATTCCGCAACTAAATAATAACCGCCCGGTGAATTGGAAATTACAAATGATTATAGCAAGTCGTGTTACGTAGTTGAGAGACTTTATTAAAAATCATATGAAACTTTTTGAAAAAGAAACGGGCAAAACAAAGTGCGTCGGGGTAATAGGCGCTTCTGCAACCGGGGCATCAGCAATCGCTGTGTTGGCATTGGGATCTATGGCTATTGGTGCGATTGCTATAGGCGCTTTGATGATTAGCCGAATCATGGTTAAAAAAGCTATGATCAGAAACCTCCATGTTGGTAATCTCAGCGTAGATAACCTTGTAATTAAAAACCGGGAAGATTAGCACGTCCTTGGGATCCGGTTACGTTGAATTGAGGTGGAGTAAAGTGTTATCGGAGTCGTTTCTGAGTCTGCCGTGCTCCTGTGATAAACTTCACTCGGCAGTCGATGCCCAACAACTTAGCTCGCACATATTGGCCGGCGCGCATCAGGACCTTACCGGTCTTAACATCCTTCTTTTTGCTGTGTTTTTGAAATAAAATTCGGAACAGCCATCTCAAATTGCGGGAATATGGCAGCAAGGGAGCCCTTGCTATCATTTTCCTGGGGGGATTATATTTCAAATATAGATCTAAATGAGTTGCGGATGTGATTCTCTGACCAAATCGCGCTGAATCCAACCCATACACCTTTGGTGGCCGTGGCCGGGAAGACAGATATAACGCATTCATAAAATAAATGTTGTTTTTTAACGTTACATTCATCATTTAGTGCATGAAAAGAGCGTGTTTGGGAATTGTGTTGGCTGCACTGTTATTATTGACGGTCGGCGGTTGCGGCGTAGTTAAATCTCTGGGTAAAAATCCGGATGGCGAAGAACTTACCCGGTTAGATTCTTTACCAAATTATAAAAATGGAGCTTTTATAAATTTGGCTGAACTTTCCGATTCTACGGTCAAACGTAAATTTCTTTTTTTGAGCAGACGTCCTGAAACCATCAGGCCTTCTCATGCACTTCCGTGGATTAAAACCGATCTGAATTCATTAGCTGCTCCTGCACCTACGATCGTTTGGTTTGGACATTCATCTTTACTAATAAAAAGCGGGCAGTTTAATATGCTCATTGATCCGGTTTTTAGCAATCATGCCGGACCGGTGCCCGGATTGATTACCGCATTCCCGGGTACAAAGCATTATCACGCCGATGATATGCCTCAAATAGATGCGCTGATCATTTCTCATGATCACTACGATCATCTGGATTATCGGACTTTGAAAAAGTTAAAAAATCGTATTAAAATGGCCATTGTGCCGATGGGAGTAGGCTCTGATCTGGTATACTGGGGATTTGACCCTAAAAAGATTATCGAACTTAATTGGAACCAATCGATTACGTTATCCAGTGGTATTCGGATTACCGCCACCCCGGCCCAACATCGCAGCAATCGTACGTATAAGAACGAGAATAAAACATTGTGGGCCTCTTACGTTTTTCAGATTGGCATTTATAGGCTGTTTTACAGTGGCGATAGCGGGTACGGTCCGCATTTTAAACAAATAGGCCAGCAATTCGGGCCATTTGATCTGGCGTTTTTGGAATGCGGGCAGTATAGCCCCAACTGGCCATGGACGCACCTGTGGTTAGGGCAACCCGCACAGGCTGCTGCTGACCTGCAAGCCCGTTTGCTGCAGCCTATTCACTGGGCCAAGTTTATTGAAGCTAACCAGCCCTGGAATGAGCCGATAAAAAGGCTTGTGCCTGCAGCAAAGGAGTTGGGTGTCGAACTAAACGTTCCGCGTATTGGGGAGCCTTACACTTTAGGCAGCCCCCTCAAACAGGCTGCGTGGTGGAATTTTGAATAACTGCTTTTGTAATATTGAACAGTTAATAAAAAGGACCATATCGGATGGCAGGATGATCATTTGAACAACCGGCAATCAGTATACAGGGCCAGCCTACCTAATCAATTTTTCAGGTGCCTCCAGATGATATCATGAATGTCGGTCGCTATCAGGCCCTGTTTTTCCAATGGGTTATCGGTAATGATCACCGGCTGATATTCTGACGGTACATCCACCCGGCCGTGAGAGCCTTTAATCAGGGCGGCATCCAGTGGAATAACATCCATTACGTACCTGAACCCCGCTTTTTTGCGCAGCAACTTGTAGCCGGCGCGGAGCTTTGAGCTCATAAACATCTCAACAGGATCATAACCCGGTTTTTTATGGATGTCAACTACGCGCGCGTAATCCGGGGCAAGCGCATCATCCAGCCAAAAATAATAAGTGAACCAGCTTCTCTCATCAGCGATCAGGACGAGGTCTCCGGCCCGGGGATGGTCGATGTGATATGCGGCCTGCTCTTCCCGGGTAAGCACCCGTTCAACACCAGGCACGGCTTCAAGCAGCGCTTTGACTTTTGCCGTTACGCTCGCGTCGTTGATGTAGACATGTGCCAGTTGGTGATCAGCTACCGCAAAGGCTTTGGAAGCACCCGGGTCAAGTATCTCCAGTCCACGTTCAATCCTGATGCCTAACAAGCCGTTTTGCCTCAATACCCGGTTTAAATGAACCGGGCGGTCTACCGGGGAGATACCATATTCGGAAAGAATAATGATCTCGGCATCTTTTTTCCTGTAAAACGAAACCAGATCTTCGATAATTTTATCAATATCATTCAGGTCTTTGGCAATAATTGGTAAATCCGGGCCGAATTTTTGCAGGCAATAGTCCAGATGAGGCAGGTATATCAGCGTTAGCGTCGGGTCATGCAGCGCATCTGTTTCCATTGCAGCGTCAGCTATCCAACGGCTTGATTTGATATTGGCGCCGGGCCCCCAAAACTGAAAAAGCGGAAACTGCCCCAACTTCGCCTGAAGGTGGTCACGCAGGTCGGCAGGCTCCGAGTAACAATCCGGTATTTTTCGTCCGTCGGCAAGGTAGTTTGGCCTGGGCGTCACGGAGTAATCCGCAGAGGAGTACATATTGTACCACCAAAACATTATCGAGCTCGTGAAAGATGGATCTTCGCTCTTGGCCTTTTCCCATATTTTCTGTCCCTCAACGAGTTTGTTTGATTGCTTCCAGAATTTTACTTCACAATCCGCGCGGTCATACCACCCATTACCTACAATGCCATTGTCAACAGGAAATTTGCCGGTGACGTAGGCGGACTGCATAGCGGTGGTAACAGCAGGCAATACAGGCGTTATATGCGTCAGATGCCTGTCTTTGATATAAGATTTAAGAAATGGCGTATGCTCGCCGATCAGAGACGTAGATAAACCTACTACATCGATAACTACCGTTTTATTCATAATTGTCTTCTTTCTTATGATATCTGCGCTTTAACCCAATCTAATTCCCGGATGATCGATTGTGTTAGGGGGGCCTTCAGCTCATCCGGTAATACACTCCAGGTATATGTTTCCACTTCCAGGTGTTGTGTAAAAGCAATGTTCCTGAATTTGTTGAGCACCCTGACAATATCGTTTTGTGTTGATTGTACCACACCCATATCTTCCACAAAAACAGGCACATGGAAATGAGCACGCCATTCATTGACTACCGGGTTCCGGCTATCTGACAGGGCCTCCGGTAAATCGGGATAGCGGATCAATTCTCCATTTGCGGTTTTCGCGATCACCTGGTGCAAATACGTTGGCTCGTTGAATCTGGCAAGCGCGTCGGTCACTTCGTCCCTCATTGCCAAATCCACCGGAAGATGGGCCTTTAAGGCAGCACTGATTTGTATCTTGCCTACCTGGATACCTTTCGCGGCCAGTTCATCAATAACGCTCTCATGTTCCTCATAGCCGATGGCAAAATGGCAAACGTCATAGCATAGGTTAATGTGTTGTTTTACAGCTGCTTCTGCATTAGCCGAAGACAGGCCAAACTGTTCTCCCAGCACTAAAACAGCACGCGGCAACAGGTCGTTTTCAAACCAATCTATAAACTCCCGGCCTGATTCCAGGAAGCCATCCGGCTCGGGCTCGATATCCAGGTGCATCAGGACCCCGGCCGAGCGGTGTATTTTAAAAAGTGCAGCCGCCACTGTTAAAATATTCTCCGTGGCGATCGCCCTTGCGTTGTTCCTGGCCTCACCGGCCGCATGCCATGGTTTATAGCTTAAGGGCGAGGTTGAAATCCCTCCCTGCAAACCTTCAGGAAGTAATTCGCCCAATATATGAAACAGGCGCAAGGTATAATCCACGCGGTCAACTGTTGTCCAATCCGGCGTATGCACTTCGTCCTTAACTACGGTGTTATGGAAACCGCCATAGGGGAAACCGTTCATCGTGAAAACATAAGCATCATGATCAAACAGCCATTGTTTGAACTCCGCTAAGTTATCTTCCTCTGCCAGCAAACCGAGGCTGGCCATATTAGAAAGACGCAGGCCAATACCCATTCGTTCCTTCCCCGCAAGGGCCGCCCTGATTGCCGGGAAATGGTTTTTCAGGGCTCCGAAAGTTTCCGGCCAGTTCTCCGCGGGATGGATATTGGTACAATAGGTCAGGTGCGCTGCATTTATTTTCATGAGGGCAGATGTTTGTATTGTTTAAATTTGCGTTTGCTGAAGTTCGAGTTGCCGGTTGTATAGTTCAATACTCGCTTGTTTCAAAAGCTCGGTATCAATTTCATGCACCTCGGCACCTTCGCCAATAGCATTGAGTAACGTAATAGTGAGCTCCCCGCCTAAATGCTCGCGAAACTCCTCCAGGCCCTGCAATAATGGGCTGTCATCTCCGTTGATCTTTAAGAGCCCATGGCTGATTTCAAAACCTAAGTTTTGGATCAGGCTTACCACGCGCTCACTGTCCGCAACGGTTAAACGGCCGCAAAGGCAGGAATAAACCGTATCCAGGGCTATCCCCATGGCTACTGCTTCACCATGTCGAACGTCGAAACCGCTAAGATATTCCAGTTTGTGCGCGCTCCAATGCCCGAAATCCAAAGGGCGTGATGAGCCGCTTTCAAAGGGGTCGGCGCCGGCAATGTGCTGCATGTGCAGCTGCGCGCAGCGCCAAATCAGGTAATTCATTGCTGTCGCGTCGCGGCTCACGAGGGCGGGTGCGTTCTGTTCTATCCAGTTGAAAAAAACAGGGTCTTTGATCAGGGCAACTTTGATAGCTTCGGATATTCCGGAACGCCAGTCTCGGTCGGTCAGGGTGGTCAAAAACTGGTCATCATTAAAAACAGCGGCAGGTGGTGCGAATGTGCCCAGGAAATTCTTTTTCCCAAAATAATTGATGCTGTTCTTCACTCCGATTCCTGAATCGTTCTGAGACAGCACAGTTGTTGGTATGCGGATAAGCTTTACTCCCCGGTGGGCTACTGCAGCAGCATAACCTGCCATATCCAATACGGCCCCGCCACCAATTACGGCGATGTATGAATGCCGGTCTATACCGTAATTATTTACCGCTTCGAGGATCATATCAAAATAGCGTTCATCATTCTTTACGTACTCGCCGCCGGGTATCAGCAAGATCTCGGGCACCAGATGAACAGCAGTATGCGCCCGAAAATAAGAACTGATATCAGAGCATAAATGCTCGTGGGCGTCGGCAACCCCCTGATCGACCACAAACAGGATCTTCCTTAACGCGCCTGAAGTAGTAGCGTTTGTCAGAAAACCGTTCAGAAGGGGATTATCCTTTGCGAATAAGGCCGAGGTAAAAAAGACGTTATAACTATATTTTACGCTGAAGTTCTGTTGCAAATGTTCCATCGGGGGAAGATCTATTGTTATTGAAATTAATTAGGTGACTGCAAAGGTTTTCGACAGCCACAACGAGAGCGGTAAAAGGCAGGCGATCATCAGGGCGAATGTAAGTGAGCTGAATGTGGCGGACCAGGAAGCGTCCATCAATATCAGGGAGATCACCCCGGCCTTTACGGCATTACCAATATTTTTGCCGATTGGCTCTCTTATAGCTATGAGCAACGGTTTGAATATCATCCAGGTAAAGGGTAAGATGAAAAGCAGTGACCATAGCAGCCGGTTATTAACGTACGAAAAGTAGCTGATAAAGGCGATGACTGCAGCGTACAAAAATGCCGCTATATATAAGTTGTTCTTTTTGCCGCCATGAACTTCGCCACGACTGGTCAGGGTGATCGAGAATATGTAAACCACAGGCACCAATGCTAACATTGACCAATGGTTGAGCGCATCCGGTATGATGCTGACTCCGAGCAACAGGTTTAATCCCCGGCACATCCCCATATTAAGCGGCCCGAAAAAGGGATGATGTTTGCCAAACTTGTCGTAGAGCAGCGCGCAGAGCGCGATAGCTGCCGCGAGCATACCCGATGCCGCCGAAACAAGAAACGCCAATAGGATACCTGCGCTTAACAACAACGTGCCGAGCACTGAAGCTTCCGGTAAACTAACCCTGCCTGAGGGGATGGCCCTTTCAGGCCGTTCAATCTTATCAGTCTCCACATCGAAAATATCGTTAAAAACAATACCGCCGCCGTAGAGACAAGCTGTGGAAAGGCAAAGGAGGAGGGCCGTTGGCCAGGCTCTTTCCGTTAAAGTACCTGCGGCACTGGCAATAGCGATCCCCGCCAGAATATCAGCGACCGAAGTAATAATATTGGCGGGCCGCATGAGCTGAAGATAAATGTACAGTTTCCTGAAGATCACGATTAGCTAATGATGATAGATGATTTATCGATTCTTGGTTGTTGGCCGCCTCGCAATATACTGTTACCTTCAAATTTTACGCTTTGATCAACGTTCCTCACCGTGGCGAAATCAGTTTCATCGAGCT from Mucilaginibacter sp. SJ includes:
- the eboC gene encoding UbiA-like protein EboC (EboC, a homolog the polyprenyltransferase UbiA, belongs to system of proteins involved in the trafficking of precursor metabolites to an extracytoplasmic compartment so that the biosynthesis of certain natural products, such as scytonemin, can be completed.) — translated: MRPANIITSVADILAGIAIASAAGTLTERAWPTALLLCLSTACLYGGGIVFNDIFDVETDKIERPERAIPSGRVSLPEASVLGTLLLSAGILLAFLVSAASGMLAAAIALCALLYDKFGKHHPFFGPLNMGMCRGLNLLLGVSIIPDALNHWSMLALVPVVYIFSITLTSRGEVHGGKKNNLYIAAFLYAAVIAFISYFSYVNNRLLWSLLFILPFTWMIFKPLLIAIREPIGKNIGNAVKAGVISLILMDASWSATFSSLTFALMIACLLPLSLWLSKTFAVT